The nucleotide window TGATCTGGGTGCGAGAGGGAAACTGTCGCAGCTCGGCGAGGGAGAAGTCGGTCGGTTGTTCCACCAGGCCGCTCACCTCCAGTTGCCAGTCGGCAAACTGGTTTGCGGCGAGGGCGACATACTCTTCAGTGTCGGGGTTCGTCGATCCGTTCACCGGAAAATCGGCCGAGAGATCGGCCTCGGTATACTCGCGCGCCATCGCTCTGCGGGGGGTAATCGCCCGCTGCACCCGGCGGGTGACCCCTTCCGCGCTGCTGAGAAACCCTTCAAACCACGGCTTCCGTGAGAGGTTCTCGCAGCCGGCCAGGAAAAGAAGACCGGAGAGTTGGGCGGCGCGGACCAAGAAGTTTCTTCGGCCGAGGCTAATTCGTTTCTTCATCTTCTGCTCCAGATTTCGGAAGGAGATACCATCCGGTGACCATTGATCGAAGGTTATTCCGAAGGCCTGTGATTGCCACCATCAGGAGGTGAACGACGGTATAACCGATGAAGGCGAACGCGGCGATAAAGTGGATGGTCCGGGCCGACTGCCGTCCGCCGGACAGGGTGAGCAGGCCGGGAAAAGCTGCATCGATGTCGGGCGACATCGTTAGCCCGGTCAAGACAATTAGGGGGGCCAGGACGAAAACCACGCTGGTGTAGGCAATCTTCTGAAGGACATTATAATGCGCTGCTTCCTCGCCGGCGGGATGGCGGAAGCGAAGATGGTCGAGAATCGCCGCGCCGATCCGTCGAAGGTCTTCCTTCTTCGGAAGGAGATCGAGCCAGAGATGCCGGCGCGCGAGGGAGAAAAAGGCGAAGATCACCCCATTGAGGACAAAGATCCAGGCGAAGAAGAAGTGCCAGCGCCGTCCCATCGACAGCCATTGATGAGCCGGCAGGGTCATCCACTCCGGGAAACCCCGGCGATAGAGCGCGCCCGCTTCGTTCCGCGAGGCGCCGAAAAGGCCGGTGGTGTCGAAGGCATGGCCGAAGAGGGTGGTCACCCCCCGCATCTCGCCGTTCTCCGTCCGGACCGCTTTCATGGCCAAGAGGGGCCGGTCGCGATCGGACCGCTCTCCCCAATAGAGCGCCGGATGGGCGTTAAAGATTTGGAACCCGCTCATCAGAAGAATCGGAAGACAGAGGACATTGAGCCAATGACCGAGCCGGACAAAAAGGGGATGTCGGAATCGCCAACGACGGTCGGGAGGAAGGGGAGCGATCCGGTTCTCTTCGGAGGGGATCGGCGCGGAGAGACCCTCTTCCGGCGTTGCATCGGGGGACGCTTCCTCTTTTTTGTTCGGTTCTTCCATCGGAAGGGCCCTTATTTCTTGGTTCACACTATCACCCCATTCATTCAATGTCAAAAAGAAGTCGGATCAAAGTGCGATTCCTTACATGATTCAATCAAAGTCATTGAAATATCTTTTGACTCTTATTTGTAGGCCGGGTTACAATAGCCGCCAAAGAGCGCCCGCCGGTGGGTTTTCGGCGGGACCCATCCATGATCGACACCGCTGTTCGGACGGAACCGATGATCTATTCCCCATCCCGACTTGAAACCTATCGTCAATGTCCCCAAAAATTTAAATTTACCTATATTGATCAAGTTCCCTCCTCCCTTGAAGGGGTCGAAGCCTTTATGGGATCGCGCGTCCACGAGGCGCTCTATCAGCTCTACCTTAATCTCCGCTTCTGCAAAAAGATGTCGTTGGAGGAGCTGCTTTCCTATTATGAGGAGATCTGGGAAAAGGAGTGGCACGGTGACATCCAGATCGTCCGCGATGAGATGACCCCGGACGAGTATCGGGCCCTCGGCGAGAAGTGTCTGGTCGATTATTATCGCCGATATGCCCCCTTCGATCAGACCCGGACGCTTGGTCTGGAGCATCCGGTGCAGTTTGCTCTCGATCCCGACGGAAAATATTCTATGAAGGGGTTTATAGACCGACTGAGCCAGCCGAAGGACGGGGTGATCTGGATCCATGATTATAAGACGAAGGGTTTTTTCCCGACGCAGCAGGATCTCGATCAAGATCGCCAGCTTGCTTATTATCAGATGGCGATCCAGCAGCTCTGGCCTGAAACAAAAGAGGTCGAGCTGATTTGGCACTATCTGATTTTCGATCAGGAG belongs to Candidatus Manganitrophaceae bacterium and includes:
- a CDS encoding cytochrome b/b6 domain-containing protein, coding for MEEPNKKEEASPDATPEEGLSAPIPSEENRIAPLPPDRRWRFRHPLFVRLGHWLNVLCLPILLMSGFQIFNAHPALYWGERSDRDRPLLAMKAVRTENGEMRGVTTLFGHAFDTTGLFGASRNEAGALYRRGFPEWMTLPAHQWLSMGRRWHFFFAWIFVLNGVIFAFFSLARRHLWLDLLPKKEDLRRIGAAILDHLRFRHPAGEEAAHYNVLQKIAYTSVVFVLAPLIVLTGLTMSPDIDAAFPGLLTLSGGRQSARTIHFIAAFAFIGYTVVHLLMVAITGLRNNLRSMVTGWYLLPKSGAEDEETN
- a CDS encoding PD-(D/E)XK nuclease family protein → MIYSPSRLETYRQCPQKFKFTYIDQVPSSLEGVEAFMGSRVHEALYQLYLNLRFCKKMSLEELLSYYEEIWEKEWHGDIQIVRDEMTPDEYRALGEKCLVDYYRRYAPFDQTRTLGLEHPVQFALDPDGKYSMKGFIDRLSQPKDGVIWIHDYKTKGFFPTQQDLDQDRQLAYYQMAIQQLWPETKEVELIWHYLIFDQEFHSRRTRADLDALREETITLIQEIETTTDFPVKQSALCSWCEYRALCPLFRHQYETAALSKNEYMSEEGVFLVERLAALQSEEARIKGEVEKVKEALLAYARKKGVEVLFSKTHKVRIKVYDNIRFQGKSDPGRAALERAIKEAGKWEEVSSLDVYALSKLLLNGTWGADLAERIKKFGKSEKSPWIKVFPRDDQR